In Paenibacillus sp. FSL M7-0420, a single genomic region encodes these proteins:
- a CDS encoding phasin family protein, which translates to MSDLLKKAISLGVGLTIVSKEKVEKVVDELVKRGELAPSESKALVERLVERGDEERGVFKSAVQEQVQRVLKELKVPVQEDITRLESRIAQLEGRVAELEGKSPQETTVPEQRTE; encoded by the coding sequence ATGAGTGATCTGTTGAAGAAAGCTATCTCATTAGGCGTAGGCCTCACCATTGTCAGCAAGGAGAAGGTTGAGAAGGTCGTAGACGAGCTGGTGAAGCGGGGCGAGCTGGCCCCGTCGGAATCCAAGGCGCTGGTGGAACGGCTGGTCGAGCGCGGAGATGAAGAACGGGGTGTGTTCAAGTCTGCCGTGCAGGAGCAGGTTCAGCGGGTGCTGAAGGAGCTTAAGGTACCTGTGCAGGAGGATATCACCAGGCTGGAGTCGCGCATTGCCCAGCTTGAGGGCCGTGTTGCCGAGCTTGAGGGCAAGTCACCCCAGGAGACCACCGTGCCGGAACAGCGTACGGAATAA
- a CDS encoding uroporphyrinogen-III synthase, which translates to MAEQLKGITVALAGPRKAEDMAKLVENMGGTALHRPAQGTTFLDDAALREGLIAWTEQPPDLAILTTGMGLDALFETAAKLALADRFLEVLSGSPVAARGYKTVNALKKRGLEPVVRDDDGSSAGLIRGLQDYDLQGKRVMLQLHGETAPQLTGWLEQAGAAVSCVQPYRYTQPEPGALELLLTEITEGQVDAVAFTSAPQFRFLAQHARKQGQLAALVQAFEERVLAVSVGRMTSEALKEEGVKRIVMPEHERMGSMFVTLGRYIAANR; encoded by the coding sequence ATGGCAGAGCAATTAAAGGGCATTACCGTAGCCCTGGCCGGTCCGCGTAAAGCGGAAGACATGGCCAAGCTGGTAGAGAATATGGGAGGAACCGCGCTGCACCGTCCCGCTCAAGGGACAACCTTTCTGGATGATGCCGCCCTGCGTGAGGGGCTGATTGCCTGGACAGAGCAGCCGCCGGATCTGGCTATTCTGACTACCGGTATGGGGCTGGACGCATTGTTCGAGACGGCTGCGAAGCTGGCGCTTGCGGACCGCTTCCTGGAGGTTCTCTCTGGCTCACCTGTTGCTGCCCGTGGTTATAAGACAGTGAATGCCCTGAAGAAGCGCGGACTTGAGCCGGTCGTGCGTGACGATGACGGCAGCTCTGCCGGACTGATTCGCGGCCTGCAGGACTATGATCTGCAGGGCAAGCGGGTCATGCTTCAGCTGCATGGGGAGACTGCCCCGCAGCTGACCGGCTGGCTGGAGCAGGCGGGCGCAGCCGTAAGCTGTGTGCAGCCTTACCGGTATACTCAGCCGGAGCCTGGAGCGCTGGAGCTGCTGCTCACAGAGATCACCGAAGGACAGGTGGATGCAGTGGCGTTCACAAGTGCGCCGCAATTCCGCTTCCTGGCACAGCATGCGCGGAAGCAGGGGCAGCTTGCGGCGTTGGTGCAGGCTTTTGAAGAGAGGGTGCTGGCGGTATCTGTCGGCCGTATGACCTCGGAGGCCCTGAAGGAAGAAGGCGTGAAGCGGATTGTCATGCCGGAGCACGAGCGGATGGGCAGCATGTTCGTTACCCTGGGCCGCTATATTGCAGCTAACCGGTAG
- a CDS encoding ABC1 kinase family protein, which translates to MAVRIRHAGRYRAIAMALMRHGFGYMVEELGLYHLLSLPRRIITQEVHESVTLGERVRRVLEELGPTFVKLGQLASTRSDLLPDAIIQELVKLQDHVPPFSAETARNILEQELDQNIDAVFQYFENNPLAAASIGQVHRAVLHGGQSVAVKIQRPGVMRTMSRDLEILSDLSLLAERKMDWAKQYGLARMVEEFSRALLAELDYAQEGRNAERIAGQLSAQDNVYIPAIYWDFSSTRILTMEYMEGITLNRKDELLGSGVKLKTIAQQFVEMMLNQIFIHGFFHADPHPGNVMVLEDGKLALIDFGMVGRLSEEMKDGLSALVIALMRKNTDSMVRAILRLGVIPEEADRMALHEDMDRLREQYYDIPFKQVSIGKALNDLFSIARKHRLVIPPDLALLGKTMLTLEGMVASLDPAFSIMQMAEPFGRRLIKQRFSGSRLQRKLLGGVADLAESLVELPAQARQLSSLISKGKLKVEIGVPELQDLEHKFSRIGNRLSFSIVLLAFSIIMAGLIVASSLRGEPSLLWDFPIVEIGSVIALLMILWLLFSIFKSGRF; encoded by the coding sequence ATGGCTGTCCGCATAAGGCATGCCGGACGTTACCGGGCAATCGCCATGGCGCTTATGCGTCATGGCTTCGGCTATATGGTGGAGGAACTGGGCCTCTACCATCTTCTGTCACTTCCCCGCAGGATCATCACACAGGAGGTTCATGAAAGTGTGACCCTCGGTGAACGGGTCCGCAGGGTGCTGGAGGAGCTGGGGCCAACCTTCGTCAAATTGGGCCAGCTTGCCAGCACGCGCTCCGATCTGCTGCCTGATGCGATTATTCAGGAGCTGGTCAAGCTGCAGGACCATGTGCCGCCGTTCTCAGCCGAGACAGCCCGCAATATTCTGGAGCAGGAGCTGGACCAGAATATCGATGCGGTCTTCCAATACTTTGAGAATAATCCGCTCGCTGCCGCCTCCATCGGTCAGGTGCACCGGGCTGTGCTGCATGGCGGGCAGAGTGTAGCGGTCAAAATACAACGTCCAGGCGTCATGCGGACGATGAGCAGGGATCTTGAGATTCTATCGGATCTGAGCCTGCTCGCCGAGCGCAAGATGGACTGGGCCAAGCAATACGGATTAGCCCGGATGGTTGAGGAATTCTCCCGGGCGCTGCTGGCGGAGCTGGATTATGCCCAGGAAGGGCGCAATGCCGAGCGCATAGCCGGGCAGCTGTCTGCTCAAGATAACGTATATATACCGGCCATCTATTGGGACTTCAGCTCCACCAGGATTCTGACCATGGAATACATGGAAGGAATTACGCTGAACCGCAAGGACGAACTGCTGGGCTCGGGCGTGAAGCTTAAGACCATCGCCCAGCAGTTTGTGGAGATGATGCTGAACCAGATTTTTATTCATGGCTTCTTTCATGCCGACCCGCATCCCGGGAATGTCATGGTGCTGGAGGACGGGAAGCTGGCCCTGATCGATTTCGGGATGGTCGGACGGCTTAGCGAGGAGATGAAGGACGGTCTGTCCGCGCTGGTGATTGCACTCATGCGCAAGAATACGGACTCGATGGTACGGGCCATTCTGCGCCTGGGAGTGATCCCGGAGGAGGCCGACCGGATGGCACTGCACGAGGATATGGACCGGCTGCGCGAGCAGTATTATGATATCCCGTTCAAGCAGGTCAGCATCGGCAAGGCGCTGAATGATCTGTTCAGCATTGCCCGCAAGCACCGGCTGGTCATTCCGCCGGATCTGGCGCTGCTGGGCAAGACGATGCTGACCTTGGAGGGCATGGTCGCCAGCCTGGACCCGGCCTTCAGCATTATGCAGATGGCCGAGCCGTTCGGCAGGCGGCTGATCAAGCAGCGCTTCAGCGGAAGCCGCCTGCAGCGCAAGCTGCTGGGCGGGGTAGCTGATCTTGCCGAGAGTCTGGTCGAGCTTCCCGCTCAGGCCCGGCAGCTCTCCTCGCTGATCAGCAAGGGGAAGCTGAAGGTGGAGATCGGGGTCCCCGAGCTGCAGGACCTGGAGCATAAGTTCAGCCGGATCGGCAACCGCCTCTCCTTCAGTATCGTGCTGCTGGCCTTCAGCATCATCATGGCCGGACTGATTGTTGCCTCCTCCCTGCGCGGCGAGCCGTCGCTGCTCTGGGACTTCCCGATTGTGGAGATCGGCTCGGTCATCGCACTGCTGATGATTCTGTGGCTGCTGTTCTCCATCTTCAAATCGGGCAGATTCTAG
- a CDS encoding ThuA domain-containing protein: MDKRKCLLLGDYTHPRFHPLQGVDKQVSEILNELLTVQCSENKKLMLSEHLSGYDLCIAYNELWNETVSPQQTAGLLSYVSGGGGLIVLHTGVSLAKRYELAQLIGARFTGHPAYTPLQFKVQEHDITEGIEDFQLDEEPYRFEFDPFTEKQILLEYEADGEMLPAAWCHSYGLGRVVYLMPGHHEPSFRHPAIRQLILRAATWAARIPR, encoded by the coding sequence ATGGACAAGAGAAAATGCCTGTTGTTAGGCGATTACACACACCCTCGGTTTCACCCGTTGCAAGGTGTGGACAAGCAGGTCAGTGAAATTCTGAATGAGCTTCTGACGGTACAATGCTCGGAGAACAAGAAGCTGATGCTAAGTGAGCATCTGTCCGGATATGATCTGTGCATCGCATATAATGAATTGTGGAATGAAACCGTATCTCCGCAGCAAACGGCAGGTCTGCTGAGCTATGTCAGCGGAGGAGGCGGTCTGATTGTCCTGCACACCGGGGTATCCCTGGCGAAGCGTTATGAGCTGGCCCAGCTGATCGGCGCCAGATTCACCGGCCATCCGGCCTATACTCCGCTTCAGTTCAAGGTGCAGGAGCATGATATTACCGAAGGCATCGAAGACTTCCAGCTCGATGAAGAGCCGTACCGGTTCGAGTTCGATCCGTTCACCGAGAAGCAGATTCTGCTCGAATACGAAGCGGACGGGGAGATGCTGCCTGCGGCCTGGTGCCACAGCTATGGCCTGGGACGGGTGGTCTATCTGATGCCCGGCCATCATGAGCCGTCGTTCCGGCATCCGGCGATCCGTCAGCTGATTCTGCGGGCAGCCACCTGGGCGGCGCGTATCCCCAGATAA
- a CDS encoding DEAD/DEAH box helicase, with product MDLLKGQGIVKPTPVQEEAIPPLVQGLDVIARAKTGTGKTLAFLLPIMDKIRVEAAYPQALILAPTRELALQITEEARKLARHTGVKILAVYGGQDVEKQLRKLEGGRHLIIGTPGRLLDHLRRETLDLSGVKMLVLDEADQMLHMGFLEDVETIITAVPYRRQTMLFSATMPDPIKRLAANYMKEPLDVIIKSGSPIPLDNIRQQVVECSDRNKEEALISLIERDRPYLAIIFCRTKRRAIKLNEALQAAGYDCDELHGDLSQGKREAVMKRFRDAKLQLLVATDVAARGLDVEGVTHIFNYDLPLDADSYIHRIGRTGRAGGKGLAITFASPRERAGLELIEHGISQRLDRRRYEKDEFGVGEFTSVQGGGSPRGRQSAAPEAARAGRGGRAGPQRRCAARRSRWASGRARTRRQRRRRLGRAC from the coding sequence ATGGATCTGCTCAAGGGGCAGGGCATCGTGAAGCCGACGCCGGTGCAGGAAGAGGCGATTCCGCCGCTGGTGCAGGGTCTGGATGTGATCGCACGTGCGAAGACGGGAACGGGGAAGACGCTGGCTTTTCTGCTGCCGATTATGGACAAGATCCGGGTTGAGGCCGCTTATCCGCAGGCGCTGATTCTGGCTCCGACGCGTGAGCTGGCGCTGCAGATTACCGAAGAGGCACGCAAGCTGGCCCGTCATACGGGCGTGAAGATTCTGGCGGTCTACGGCGGTCAGGATGTGGAGAAGCAGCTTCGTAAGCTGGAAGGCGGCAGACATCTGATCATCGGTACGCCGGGACGGCTGCTGGATCACCTCCGCCGGGAGACCCTGGACCTTAGCGGCGTGAAGATGCTGGTGCTGGATGAAGCGGACCAGATGCTGCATATGGGCTTCCTGGAGGATGTGGAGACGATCATTACGGCTGTGCCTTACCGCCGCCAGACGATGCTGTTCTCCGCGACGATGCCGGACCCGATCAAACGGCTGGCAGCGAACTATATGAAGGAGCCGCTGGATGTCATTATCAAGAGCGGCTCGCCGATTCCTCTGGACAATATCCGCCAGCAGGTGGTGGAATGCTCAGACCGCAACAAGGAGGAGGCGCTGATCTCCCTGATCGAGCGCGACCGTCCATACCTGGCGATCATCTTCTGCCGGACGAAGCGCCGGGCTATCAAGCTGAACGAGGCGCTGCAGGCGGCCGGGTATGACTGTGACGAGCTGCACGGCGATCTGTCGCAGGGCAAGCGTGAAGCCGTCATGAAGCGGTTCCGTGACGCCAAGCTCCAATTGCTGGTGGCTACGGATGTGGCGGCACGGGGTCTGGATGTTGAAGGGGTCACCCATATCTTCAACTATGATCTTCCGCTGGATGCGGACAGCTATATTCACCGGATCGGCCGCACCGGCCGCGCCGGAGGCAAGGGCCTCGCGATCACGTTCGCTTCGCCGCGTGAGCGCGCCGGGCTCGAACTGATCGAGCACGGCATCTCCCAGCGGCTGGACCGCCGCCGGTACGAGAAGGATGAATTCGGCGTAGGCGAATTCACCTCGGTGCAAGGCGGCGGCTCGCCGCGCGGGCGGCAGAGCGCGGCGCCTGAAGCGGCGCGCGCCGGCCGTGGCGGCCGGGCAGGGCCGCAGCGGCGGTGCGCCGCGCGGCGAAGCCGCTGGGCGTCCGGGCGGGCGCGGACGCGGCGGCAGAGACGCAGGCGGCTGGGGCGCGCCTGCTGA